One region of Parambassis ranga chromosome 21, fParRan2.1, whole genome shotgun sequence genomic DNA includes:
- the raph1a gene encoding ras-associated and pleckstrin homology domains-containing protein 1a isoform X2: MDQLSDEEVEVREEEEDEEEDSDKEDQDLDKMFGAWLGELDKLTQSLDDGRPEPPPQQKAPLRQETNMANFSYRFSIYNINEALNQGENVDLDALMADLCSIEQELSTINAKPNSAGSMARLGLTDTKVRQKPPVGRSSRQQAAGGSGGGSSNSVSGGGGSSGTSSNSSSTRASPAGTIRAPTGHHGRPALASNFSLDDITAQLEKASLSMDEAGRQSSSHSLSSASSCTSATMRRPGSSQRQHRRTGSVGTVSEHEVRSFVHSSRSSVTSASGVSVNSASSMDSLDSVLRSDSDNQQQLSVAPSAEGAAHGHHNTEEEQAAKLKAENIRVALEKIKEAQVKKLVIRVHLSDESSKTMMVDERQTVRQVLDSLLEKSHCGYSPDWSLVETINELQMERIFEDHENLVENLLNWTRDSQNRLMFTERIEKYALFKNPQNYLLGRKETCEMAERNKEALLEECFGGSSVSVPEMEGVLWLKEDGKKSWKKRYFLLRASGIYYVPKGKAKASRDLVCFLQLDHVNVYLGQDYKSKYKAPTDYCMVLKHPQIQKKSQYIKYLCCDDVRTLQQWINSIRIAKYGKQLYINFQEAMRRTEAAYDWSSLSSSSIKSGSSSSSLPESQSNHSSQSDSGVSEMTSSSHTRSQSVVSSIFSDAWRRGTQGEMMKIDPISRPIPLQIPTLSPVPPSQTPPSRTSYTDGLVQSEDSSPSPPSPPPPPPPPPVASVAHQPTPTSSYIKYSTLARLQSQSQSQSQSQPRTQQAGAPPPQSTKTNYNTLPAAYSTSPPLPPSPPPPPPPTVPAPGSAMAALKFGPSSPSALPPPPPPDEEDDHSYLPPPPPESLETNGLPLPPSQEPSSCPQLSNAGLQQFLAQKFPNMVYDFTPAVSEDSPPPPPPAELSPPNSLQVLRPLSPNAPPPAPPKTFTGGFPPQTAPKPSGPSSLPLALSPVSPTPQTGHGSFKKQQSFSTGHSPNQPPPTLPKQHSLSSKNLAISPSASSASVSIAAATSSLVKQIVNQFPGNSAPSSLPASNSMEGAKFTAPQSPPAVKAKPKWQPGSVAAPQSPEFPPPPPDNSLGEFPPPPSSSSSKTGSPIKKSPSTSSTGSTKRGPPPTPQRASSIRSNSTGETQDERPKKVESLVSKFGQGPQTGTSSSSSSATGSPSKESSALPTPLPKPGKLNLANLPLALQGLQTGQHHQPSEFPSPPPPPPPSQPPHLDLSLDYFPPPPSDFELFPPPPHPSEFHHPPKVAVVNPQPQMQVPQQPPTSLISSSWKQGSLKKGAVPPPSLNRRTSNTAQYDNTPSLPLSPPPLSQTPPPSLTSYSSSSSPVPPTSPKLAGPVSLALKPHFLEDLNRTLKRKSVSRHGSLTSSHLISSSKMEPMGTMDDMALLPPPPPELMQQQQQGIRGHSHTLSRHHTHSHSTKHANISGYATLRRGPPPAPPKRDQSTKLTSEW; the protein is encoded by the exons atGGATCAGTTGTCAGATGAAGAGGTGGAggtcagggaggaagaggaggatgaggaggaagacagcGATAAGGAGGACCAGGACCTAGATAAAATGTTTGGAGCCTGGCTGGGAGAGCTAGACAAACTCACACAG AGCCTGGACGATGGCCGACCAGAGCCCCCCCCTCAGCAGAAAGCCCCCCTCAGACAAGAGACCAACATGGCCAACTTCTCCTACAGATTTTCCATCTACAACATCAATG aagCGTTGAATCAGGGTGAGAATGTGGACCTTGATGCTCTCATGGCCGATCTCTGCTCCATCGAACAGGAACTCAGCACCATCAACGCCAAACCGAACAGTGCTGGCAGCATGGCCCGTCTGGGGTTGACTGATACAAAG GTGCGTCAGAAGCCTCCAGTCGGgcgcagcagcaggcagcaggcagcagggggcagcggTGGAGGCAGTAGTAACAGTGTAAGCGGTGGGGGTGGCAGCAGCGGGACCAGCAGCAACAGTAGCAGCACCAGGGCGTCACCAGCCGGCACCATCAGAGCACCCACAGGGCATCATGGGAGGCCGGCCTTGGCTTCTAACTTCAGTCTGGATGATATCACTGCACAGCTAGAGAAG GCATCTCTCAGTATGGATGAAGCTGGCCGTCAATCCTCCTCCCACTCTCTTagctccgcctcctcctgcACATCAGCCACGATGCGACGTCCAGGATCCTCTCAACGGCAACATCGACGCACAGGATCTGTCGGCACAGTCAGTGAGCATGAG GTGCGTTCGTTTGTCCATTCGTCGCGCTCCTCTGTCACCTCAGCATCCGGGGTTTCTGTGAACTCTGCTTCCTCCATGGACTCACTGGACAGCGTCCTTCGCTCTGATTCTgacaaccagcagcagctttcagTCGCACCCtcagctgaaggagcagctcaTGGTCACCATAACactgag gaAGAGCAGGCTGCCAAGCTGAAAGCGGAGAACATCAGAGTTGCCTTGGAGAAGATCAAGGAGGCCCAGGTGAAGAAA CTGGTGATTCGCGTTCATCTGTCCGATGAGAGCTCGAAGACAATGATGGTGGACGAAAGGCAGACTGTCAGACAG GTTCTGGACAGTCTGCTGGAGAAATCTCACTGTGGTTACAGCCCAGACTGGTCACTGGTTGAAACCATTAACGAGCTGCAGATGG AGCGGATCTTTGAGGATCATGAGAACCTGGTTGAAAACCTGCTTAACTGGACCAGAGACAGTCAGAACCGTCTAATGTTCACTGAGCGTATTGAGAAGTATGCTCTGTTCAAAAACCCACAG AACTATTTACTGGGGCGGAAGGAGACGTGTGAGATGGCTGAAAGGAACAAAGAGGCTCTGTTAGAG GAGTGTTTTGGCGGCAGCTCGGTGTCTGTCCCTGAGATGGAGGGAGTACTGTGGCTCAAAGAGGATGGCAAGAAGTCCTGGAAGAAACGCTACTTCCTATTGAGAGCTTCTGGCATCTACTATGTCCCCAAAGGCAAagccaag gcATCCAGAGACCTGGTGTGTTTTCTCCAGCTGGACCATGTTAATGTCTACCTTGGCCAGGATTACAAGAGCAAGTACAAGGCTCCCACAGACTACTGCATGGTGCTCAAG caCCCTCAGATCCAGAAGAAGTCACAATACATCAAGTACCtctgctgtgatgatgtcagaacGCTCCAACAATGGATCAACAGTATTCGCATCGCCAAG taTGGGAAGCAGTTGTACATCAACTTCCAGGAGGCGATGAGGAGGACAGAGGCTGCCTATGACTggtcctccctctcttcttcctccatcaaGTCAGGATCCAGCTCATCCAGCCTTCCAG agTCCCAGTCCAACCACTCTAGCCAGTCGGACAGCGGCGTGTCAGAGATGACATCATCAAGCCACACCCGTTCCCAGAGTGTCGTCAGCTCCATCTTTTCTGATGCCTGGAGGAGAGGAACTCAGGGGgag ATGATGAAGATCGACCCTATCAGTAGGCCTATACCCCTGCAGATACCCACCCTCTCCCCTGTCCCTCCGTCTCAGACTCCACCATCCCGTACCAGCTACACCGACGGCCTTGTCCAATCTGAGGATTCATCCCCTTCACCGCCCTcgccccctccacccccacctccgCCCCCTGTTGCCAGTGTGGCCCATCAGCCAACTCCTACCTCTTCATATATAAAGTACAGCACACTGGCACGCCTacagagccagagccagagccagagccagagccagCCCAGGACGCAGCAGGCAGGTGCCCCTCCACCCCAGTCTACAAAAACAAACTACAACACCCTCCCAGCTGCTTACAGCACCTCCCCTCCATTGCCACCATctccgccccctcctcctccacccacgGTGCCAGCCCCTGGCTCAGCCATGGCTGCCTTGAAATTTGGTCCATCAAGCCCTTCCGCTctgccaccaccacccccaccagaCGAGGAGGATGACCACTCCTACCTCCCACCTCCGCCACCAGAGAGCCTGGAGACCAATGGGTTGCCACTTCCCCCATCACAAGAGCCCAGCTCCTGCCCTCAGCTCTCCAATGCTGGCCTCCAGCAGTTTCTGGCACAGAAATTTCCCAACATGGTGTACGACTTCACCCCTGCAGTGTCTGAGgactctccacctcctccacccccagCTGAGCTCTCTCCTCCAAACTCCCTGCAAGTACTCCGGCCCCTGTCCCCTAACGCACCACCCCCTGCACCTCCCAAAACTTTCACTGGTGGGTTTCCCCCTCAAACAGCTCCTAAACCATCTGGGCCATCATCCCTTCCACTTGCACTCTCACCCGTGTCCCCAACGCCACAAACCGGACATGGGTcttttaaaaagcagcagagcTTCTCAACGGGACACTCCCCTAATCAGCCACCTCCCACTCTGCCCAAGCAGCACAGTCTCTCCTCCAAAAACCTTGCTATCTCTCCAtctgcctcctctgcttctgtctctaTTGCTGCTGCTACCTCCTCTTTGGTCAAACAGATTGTCAATCAGTTTCCCGGAaactctgctccttcctctcttcctgcctCCAACTCCATGGAAGGAGCCAAGTTCACTGCTCCTCAGTCTCCTCCTGCAGTTAAGGCCAAACCAAAGTGGCAGCCAGGGAGTGTTGCGGCTCCACAGTCGCCAGAGttccccccacctcctcctgacAACTCTCTAGGAGAgttccctcctcctccgtcttcatcctcctctaagACAGGCTCCCCAATAAAGAAGTCTCCTTCAACCTCATCCACAGGATCCACCAAACGGGGGCCTCCCCCAACTCCACAGAGAGCCTCCTCTATCCGGTCCAATTCCACAGGCGAGACCCAGGATGAGAGACCCAAGAAGGTGGAGAGCCTGGTCAGCAAGTTTGGCCAAGGTCCCCAAACAGGAACGTCATCAAGCTCCTCATCAGCTACAGGATCCCCTTCCAAAGAATCCTCTGCGCTTCCTACTCCGCTGCCAAAGCCAGGGAAGCTAAACCTGGCAAACCTACCATTGGCACTCCAGGGGCTGCAAACAGGCCAGCACCATCAGCCCTCGGAATTcccatcccctcctcccccacctcccccctccCAGCCTCCTCATCTTGACTTGTCCCTTGACTACTTCCCGCCCCCGCCTAGTGACTTTGAgcttttccctcctcctccccacccTTCAGAGTTCCACCACCCACCAAAGGTTGCCGTGGTGAACCCCCAGCCTCAGATGCAGGTGCCTCAGCAGCCACCGACATCCTTGATATCATCGTCATGGAAACAAGGCTCACTGAAAAAGGGGGCTGTCCCTCCACCATCACTAAACAGGCGGACAAGCAACACGGCCCAGTATGACAACACACCTTCATTGCCACTCTCGCCGCCGCCTCTGTCTCAGACTCCGCCCCCCTCTCTCacttcttactcttcctcctcctctcctgtccccCCCACCTCTCCAAAATTAGCGGGGCCTGTTTCCTTGGCACTGAAGCCTCACTTCCTAGAGGACCTTAACCGCACTCTTAAGAGGAAGTCGGTGTCTCGCCATGGGTCACTCACTTCTTCCCACCTAATCTCCTCCTCTAAGATGGAGCCCATGGGCACCATGGACGATATGGCTCtccttccacctcctccacccgagcttatgcagcagcagcaacagggcATCCGGGGACATTCCCACACTTTGTCTcgccaccacacacactcccactccACCAAACATGCCAACATCTCAGGCTATGCAACGCTGCGGCGAGGCCCGCCTCCCGCTCCTCCGAAACGGGACCAAAGCACCAAACTGACCAGTGAGTGGTAG
- the raph1a gene encoding ras-associated and pleckstrin homology domains-containing protein 1a isoform X1, producing MDQLSDEEVEVREEEEDEEEDSDKEDQDLDKMFGAWLGELDKLTQSLDDGRPEPPPQQKAPLRQETNMANFSYRFSIYNINEALNQGENVDLDALMADLCSIEQELSTINAKPNSAGSMARLGLTDTKVRQKPPVGRSSRQQAAGGSGGGSSNSVSGGGGSSGTSSNSSSTRASPAGTIRAPTGHHGRPALASNFSLDDITAQLEKASLSMDEAGRQSSSHSLSSASSCTSATMRRPGSSQRQHRRTGSVGTVSEHEVRSFVHSSRSSVTSASGVSVNSASSMDSLDSVLRSDSDNQQQLSVAPSAEGAAHGHHNTEHSYLDRETSLILRNIAGKPSHLLTKEEQAAKLKAENIRVALEKIKEAQVKKLVIRVHLSDESSKTMMVDERQTVRQVLDSLLEKSHCGYSPDWSLVETINELQMERIFEDHENLVENLLNWTRDSQNRLMFTERIEKYALFKNPQNYLLGRKETCEMAERNKEALLEECFGGSSVSVPEMEGVLWLKEDGKKSWKKRYFLLRASGIYYVPKGKAKASRDLVCFLQLDHVNVYLGQDYKSKYKAPTDYCMVLKHPQIQKKSQYIKYLCCDDVRTLQQWINSIRIAKYGKQLYINFQEAMRRTEAAYDWSSLSSSSIKSGSSSSSLPESQSNHSSQSDSGVSEMTSSSHTRSQSVVSSIFSDAWRRGTQGEMMKIDPISRPIPLQIPTLSPVPPSQTPPSRTSYTDGLVQSEDSSPSPPSPPPPPPPPPVASVAHQPTPTSSYIKYSTLARLQSQSQSQSQSQPRTQQAGAPPPQSTKTNYNTLPAAYSTSPPLPPSPPPPPPPTVPAPGSAMAALKFGPSSPSALPPPPPPDEEDDHSYLPPPPPESLETNGLPLPPSQEPSSCPQLSNAGLQQFLAQKFPNMVYDFTPAVSEDSPPPPPPAELSPPNSLQVLRPLSPNAPPPAPPKTFTGGFPPQTAPKPSGPSSLPLALSPVSPTPQTGHGSFKKQQSFSTGHSPNQPPPTLPKQHSLSSKNLAISPSASSASVSIAAATSSLVKQIVNQFPGNSAPSSLPASNSMEGAKFTAPQSPPAVKAKPKWQPGSVAAPQSPEFPPPPPDNSLGEFPPPPSSSSSKTGSPIKKSPSTSSTGSTKRGPPPTPQRASSIRSNSTGETQDERPKKVESLVSKFGQGPQTGTSSSSSSATGSPSKESSALPTPLPKPGKLNLANLPLALQGLQTGQHHQPSEFPSPPPPPPPSQPPHLDLSLDYFPPPPSDFELFPPPPHPSEFHHPPKVAVVNPQPQMQVPQQPPTSLISSSWKQGSLKKGAVPPPSLNRRTSNTAQYDNTPSLPLSPPPLSQTPPPSLTSYSSSSSPVPPTSPKLAGPVSLALKPHFLEDLNRTLKRKSVSRHGSLTSSHLISSSKMEPMGTMDDMALLPPPPPELMQQQQQGIRGHSHTLSRHHTHSHSTKHANISGYATLRRGPPPAPPKRDQSTKLTSEW from the exons atGGATCAGTTGTCAGATGAAGAGGTGGAggtcagggaggaagaggaggatgaggaggaagacagcGATAAGGAGGACCAGGACCTAGATAAAATGTTTGGAGCCTGGCTGGGAGAGCTAGACAAACTCACACAG AGCCTGGACGATGGCCGACCAGAGCCCCCCCCTCAGCAGAAAGCCCCCCTCAGACAAGAGACCAACATGGCCAACTTCTCCTACAGATTTTCCATCTACAACATCAATG aagCGTTGAATCAGGGTGAGAATGTGGACCTTGATGCTCTCATGGCCGATCTCTGCTCCATCGAACAGGAACTCAGCACCATCAACGCCAAACCGAACAGTGCTGGCAGCATGGCCCGTCTGGGGTTGACTGATACAAAG GTGCGTCAGAAGCCTCCAGTCGGgcgcagcagcaggcagcaggcagcagggggcagcggTGGAGGCAGTAGTAACAGTGTAAGCGGTGGGGGTGGCAGCAGCGGGACCAGCAGCAACAGTAGCAGCACCAGGGCGTCACCAGCCGGCACCATCAGAGCACCCACAGGGCATCATGGGAGGCCGGCCTTGGCTTCTAACTTCAGTCTGGATGATATCACTGCACAGCTAGAGAAG GCATCTCTCAGTATGGATGAAGCTGGCCGTCAATCCTCCTCCCACTCTCTTagctccgcctcctcctgcACATCAGCCACGATGCGACGTCCAGGATCCTCTCAACGGCAACATCGACGCACAGGATCTGTCGGCACAGTCAGTGAGCATGAG GTGCGTTCGTTTGTCCATTCGTCGCGCTCCTCTGTCACCTCAGCATCCGGGGTTTCTGTGAACTCTGCTTCCTCCATGGACTCACTGGACAGCGTCCTTCGCTCTGATTCTgacaaccagcagcagctttcagTCGCACCCtcagctgaaggagcagctcaTGGTCACCATAACactgag CACTCCTATCTGGACAGGGAAACCTCACTGATTCTGAGAAACATAGCAGGAAAACCTTCACACCTGTTGACCAAG gaAGAGCAGGCTGCCAAGCTGAAAGCGGAGAACATCAGAGTTGCCTTGGAGAAGATCAAGGAGGCCCAGGTGAAGAAA CTGGTGATTCGCGTTCATCTGTCCGATGAGAGCTCGAAGACAATGATGGTGGACGAAAGGCAGACTGTCAGACAG GTTCTGGACAGTCTGCTGGAGAAATCTCACTGTGGTTACAGCCCAGACTGGTCACTGGTTGAAACCATTAACGAGCTGCAGATGG AGCGGATCTTTGAGGATCATGAGAACCTGGTTGAAAACCTGCTTAACTGGACCAGAGACAGTCAGAACCGTCTAATGTTCACTGAGCGTATTGAGAAGTATGCTCTGTTCAAAAACCCACAG AACTATTTACTGGGGCGGAAGGAGACGTGTGAGATGGCTGAAAGGAACAAAGAGGCTCTGTTAGAG GAGTGTTTTGGCGGCAGCTCGGTGTCTGTCCCTGAGATGGAGGGAGTACTGTGGCTCAAAGAGGATGGCAAGAAGTCCTGGAAGAAACGCTACTTCCTATTGAGAGCTTCTGGCATCTACTATGTCCCCAAAGGCAAagccaag gcATCCAGAGACCTGGTGTGTTTTCTCCAGCTGGACCATGTTAATGTCTACCTTGGCCAGGATTACAAGAGCAAGTACAAGGCTCCCACAGACTACTGCATGGTGCTCAAG caCCCTCAGATCCAGAAGAAGTCACAATACATCAAGTACCtctgctgtgatgatgtcagaacGCTCCAACAATGGATCAACAGTATTCGCATCGCCAAG taTGGGAAGCAGTTGTACATCAACTTCCAGGAGGCGATGAGGAGGACAGAGGCTGCCTATGACTggtcctccctctcttcttcctccatcaaGTCAGGATCCAGCTCATCCAGCCTTCCAG agTCCCAGTCCAACCACTCTAGCCAGTCGGACAGCGGCGTGTCAGAGATGACATCATCAAGCCACACCCGTTCCCAGAGTGTCGTCAGCTCCATCTTTTCTGATGCCTGGAGGAGAGGAACTCAGGGGgag ATGATGAAGATCGACCCTATCAGTAGGCCTATACCCCTGCAGATACCCACCCTCTCCCCTGTCCCTCCGTCTCAGACTCCACCATCCCGTACCAGCTACACCGACGGCCTTGTCCAATCTGAGGATTCATCCCCTTCACCGCCCTcgccccctccacccccacctccgCCCCCTGTTGCCAGTGTGGCCCATCAGCCAACTCCTACCTCTTCATATATAAAGTACAGCACACTGGCACGCCTacagagccagagccagagccagagccagagccagCCCAGGACGCAGCAGGCAGGTGCCCCTCCACCCCAGTCTACAAAAACAAACTACAACACCCTCCCAGCTGCTTACAGCACCTCCCCTCCATTGCCACCATctccgccccctcctcctccacccacgGTGCCAGCCCCTGGCTCAGCCATGGCTGCCTTGAAATTTGGTCCATCAAGCCCTTCCGCTctgccaccaccacccccaccagaCGAGGAGGATGACCACTCCTACCTCCCACCTCCGCCACCAGAGAGCCTGGAGACCAATGGGTTGCCACTTCCCCCATCACAAGAGCCCAGCTCCTGCCCTCAGCTCTCCAATGCTGGCCTCCAGCAGTTTCTGGCACAGAAATTTCCCAACATGGTGTACGACTTCACCCCTGCAGTGTCTGAGgactctccacctcctccacccccagCTGAGCTCTCTCCTCCAAACTCCCTGCAAGTACTCCGGCCCCTGTCCCCTAACGCACCACCCCCTGCACCTCCCAAAACTTTCACTGGTGGGTTTCCCCCTCAAACAGCTCCTAAACCATCTGGGCCATCATCCCTTCCACTTGCACTCTCACCCGTGTCCCCAACGCCACAAACCGGACATGGGTcttttaaaaagcagcagagcTTCTCAACGGGACACTCCCCTAATCAGCCACCTCCCACTCTGCCCAAGCAGCACAGTCTCTCCTCCAAAAACCTTGCTATCTCTCCAtctgcctcctctgcttctgtctctaTTGCTGCTGCTACCTCCTCTTTGGTCAAACAGATTGTCAATCAGTTTCCCGGAaactctgctccttcctctcttcctgcctCCAACTCCATGGAAGGAGCCAAGTTCACTGCTCCTCAGTCTCCTCCTGCAGTTAAGGCCAAACCAAAGTGGCAGCCAGGGAGTGTTGCGGCTCCACAGTCGCCAGAGttccccccacctcctcctgacAACTCTCTAGGAGAgttccctcctcctccgtcttcatcctcctctaagACAGGCTCCCCAATAAAGAAGTCTCCTTCAACCTCATCCACAGGATCCACCAAACGGGGGCCTCCCCCAACTCCACAGAGAGCCTCCTCTATCCGGTCCAATTCCACAGGCGAGACCCAGGATGAGAGACCCAAGAAGGTGGAGAGCCTGGTCAGCAAGTTTGGCCAAGGTCCCCAAACAGGAACGTCATCAAGCTCCTCATCAGCTACAGGATCCCCTTCCAAAGAATCCTCTGCGCTTCCTACTCCGCTGCCAAAGCCAGGGAAGCTAAACCTGGCAAACCTACCATTGGCACTCCAGGGGCTGCAAACAGGCCAGCACCATCAGCCCTCGGAATTcccatcccctcctcccccacctcccccctccCAGCCTCCTCATCTTGACTTGTCCCTTGACTACTTCCCGCCCCCGCCTAGTGACTTTGAgcttttccctcctcctccccacccTTCAGAGTTCCACCACCCACCAAAGGTTGCCGTGGTGAACCCCCAGCCTCAGATGCAGGTGCCTCAGCAGCCACCGACATCCTTGATATCATCGTCATGGAAACAAGGCTCACTGAAAAAGGGGGCTGTCCCTCCACCATCACTAAACAGGCGGACAAGCAACACGGCCCAGTATGACAACACACCTTCATTGCCACTCTCGCCGCCGCCTCTGTCTCAGACTCCGCCCCCCTCTCTCacttcttactcttcctcctcctctcctgtccccCCCACCTCTCCAAAATTAGCGGGGCCTGTTTCCTTGGCACTGAAGCCTCACTTCCTAGAGGACCTTAACCGCACTCTTAAGAGGAAGTCGGTGTCTCGCCATGGGTCACTCACTTCTTCCCACCTAATCTCCTCCTCTAAGATGGAGCCCATGGGCACCATGGACGATATGGCTCtccttccacctcctccacccgagcttatgcagcagcagcaacagggcATCCGGGGACATTCCCACACTTTGTCTcgccaccacacacactcccactccACCAAACATGCCAACATCTCAGGCTATGCAACGCTGCGGCGAGGCCCGCCTCCCGCTCCTCCGAAACGGGACCAAAGCACCAAACTGACCAGTGAGTGGTAG